In Streptomyces sp. NBC_00414, a single window of DNA contains:
- a CDS encoding DUF6300 family protein, protein MPGTHRHRSVAPPGDSRRARELCKVCDTDKPAAAAVIGFFTSGGGHDLSRAEEGSRLMIEWTREGMAAHGWHWEETPRGHHWTPRQTAGPAGRD, encoded by the coding sequence TTGCCTGGCACTCACCGACACCGGAGCGTTGCACCGCCGGGTGACAGCCGGCGCGCCCGTGAACTGTGCAAGGTCTGCGACACGGACAAACCCGCGGCCGCGGCCGTGATCGGCTTCTTCACCTCGGGTGGCGGCCACGACCTCAGCCGGGCCGAAGAAGGCTCCCGCCTGATGATCGAATGGACACGGGAAGGCATGGCCGCCCACGGCTGGCACTGGGAAGAAACCCCCCGCGGCCACCACTGGACCCCTCGGCAGACTGCCGGGCCGGCAGGCCGTGATTAG
- a CDS encoding DUF397 domain-containing protein codes for MQELKQQGWFKSSHSNNNCVEVTQLSPGVIGVRNSDQPGNELHLTPAAFAWLVAFARESVTHL; via the coding sequence GTGCAAGAGCTGAAGCAGCAGGGCTGGTTCAAGTCCAGCCACTCGAACAACAACTGCGTCGAGGTGACGCAGCTCAGCCCCGGCGTCATCGGGGTGCGGAACAGCGACCAGCCCGGAAACGAGCTCCACCTGACGCCGGCGGCCTTCGCGTGGCTGGTGGCTTTCGCACGCGAAAGCGTGACGCACCTGTAG
- a CDS encoding transposase family protein, with amino-acid sequence MVLAQTRDVAVPCPVYGTPTAKVHGYHRRTVRDMLVDGHQVVDQLHVRRLACPALGCWRQTYREQIPGVLERHQCRTVRLVGQISVRGPTGPWPERRVPRTSLHR; translated from the coding sequence ATGGTCTTGGCCCAGACCCGGGACGTGGCGGTGCCGTGTCCGGTGTACGGGACGCCGACGGCGAAGGTGCACGGTTATCACCGCCGAACAGTGAGGGACATGCTGGTCGACGGCCACCAGGTCGTCGACCAGCTGCACGTACGGCGGCTGGCCTGTCCGGCCCTGGGCTGCTGGCGTCAGACCTACCGCGAGCAGATTCCCGGAGTGCTGGAGCGCCATCAGTGCCGCACGGTGCGTCTTGTCGGGCAGATATCCGTTAGGGGCCCTACCGGTCCTTGGCCAGAGCGGCGAGTTCCGCGAACAAGCCTCCACCGTTGA
- the fxlM gene encoding methyltransferase, FxLD system — MTAVDDETVRDADRLRAEMVRALRDQDAITSEAVAAAFATVPRHLFAPEASLKVVYDLHRIVPVKKDDNGLNVSVMSAAHLQAVMLEQADIEPGMKVLEIGSGGVNAAYLQELVGGDGEVTTVDIDGDIVDRARLCLDDAGYTLVKTILADGERGVPEGAPYDRIIVTAAAWDIPRSWIDGLTEKGRLVVPLTVCGTTRSIAFDRDGEGLVSRSYRLAHFVPMQGEGAAEERKALLREGVVVQTDDGRVPLNPQALNHALDAPRLVRWSGAAWDLPDELELYLTLNLPSVVRLHAAKDVVDQGLVNPSALVGVSALVSEDSIAYRTRRDNEDTGGFESGVIAHGPQAEALADQYSELLRRWAEHHRRRGAVTFRYLPGPAPTPLPQNAVLRRHGIVTASWS, encoded by the coding sequence ATGACTGCCGTTGATGACGAGACCGTTCGCGATGCAGACAGGTTGCGTGCAGAGATGGTCCGTGCGTTGCGTGATCAGGATGCGATCACGTCCGAGGCGGTTGCTGCGGCCTTCGCCACGGTGCCCCGGCACCTGTTCGCGCCGGAAGCATCCCTGAAAGTCGTCTACGACCTCCACCGCATCGTGCCGGTCAAGAAGGACGACAACGGCCTGAACGTCAGCGTCATGTCCGCCGCCCACCTTCAGGCCGTGATGCTGGAGCAGGCCGACATCGAGCCCGGGATGAAGGTTCTGGAGATCGGCTCCGGCGGGGTCAACGCCGCGTATCTCCAGGAACTTGTGGGCGGCGACGGTGAAGTCACCACCGTCGACATCGACGGGGACATCGTCGACCGCGCCCGCCTCTGTCTGGACGACGCCGGCTATACCTTGGTGAAGACGATCCTCGCCGATGGCGAGAGGGGCGTCCCTGAGGGGGCACCGTACGACCGGATCATCGTCACCGCCGCTGCGTGGGACATCCCCCGTTCGTGGATCGACGGACTCACGGAGAAGGGCCGGCTCGTCGTTCCGCTGACGGTGTGCGGCACGACCCGCTCGATCGCCTTCGACCGCGACGGCGAGGGCCTGGTCAGCCGCTCCTACCGGTTGGCGCACTTCGTACCCATGCAGGGCGAGGGCGCCGCCGAGGAACGCAAGGCACTGCTGCGAGAGGGCGTCGTCGTGCAGACCGACGACGGGCGGGTGCCCCTCAACCCGCAGGCTCTCAACCATGCCCTGGACGCCCCCAGGCTGGTGCGATGGTCGGGGGCGGCGTGGGACCTGCCCGACGAACTGGAGCTGTACCTCACGCTCAACCTGCCCAGCGTGGTACGGCTGCACGCGGCCAAGGACGTGGTCGACCAGGGGCTGGTGAACCCGTCGGCCCTGGTCGGGGTGTCCGCGCTGGTCAGCGAGGACAGCATCGCCTACCGCACCCGCCGCGACAACGAGGACACCGGCGGCTTCGAGAGCGGCGTCATCGCCCACGGTCCGCAGGCCGAAGCCCTCGCCGACCAGTACTCGGAACTGCTGCGCCGCTGGGCCGAACACCACCGTCGCAGGGGAGCCGTGACGTTCCGGTACCTGCCGGGCCCCGCCCCTACCCCGCTGCCGCAGAACGCCGTGCTGCGGCGGCACGGAATCGTCACCGCGTCCTGGAGCTGA
- a CDS encoding lantibiotic dehydratase, translating into MYRHLDAALVRASAWHPERQIVWPDLTGACAGPASWRAWLQHVWHDSDFAAAVRAASPDLASCVDQVYAGQPVPAAAVRRTVVAMMRYLLRARSRATPFGLFAGVAAVRIGTVPALRVGTGHRAAARADAAQSTALIDRFEQHPALRPHLMLLASSLLVERDGCGVIEHRPSGTPGRRPDHMQIRMTAPVREALDGARTPVLWSDLATKLTTSFPSAPPSVIDSLIADLVRQRVLLTSLRPAMTVTDPLTALLDHAPHLPPTDAAEIQSVPRTALDLRVDWDLTVPTAVIQEAAAAAKALIRLAPQASLTGWAQWHRRFLERYGPRAVVPVLDAIDSLGYPSGFLGATTTPTPSPLPDRVGRLVKLAHTAGMQRHLEIQLDDAEIEDLATVDPVHPVQPSTELTVRIDAESVAALQQGDFTLHVVGVARSAGATTGRFLHLLDEEDRRRMTEAYGALPAVHRDALRAQISSTPLTTLTENVARAPQATDLVISLGDYHGSDTRLVPVTDLAVTADAERLHLVSLSCARPVHTLLLNAVDLGHHSHPLCRFLTEAPAALAVPCAGFRWGTAASHLPFLPALRYGRTILSPARWLLTHEVLPPTSAPWPQWDEALTRWRREVHLPERVYLSEDDQHMALDLAEPSHRALLRVHLDRDGTVTLCPAPHPKDLGWTGGRAHEVVIPLSTEQNITPVRVAGGAVPREHSHLPGCRSRISLHLHGHRDRQTSILTRHLAALLDELGAPQWWFVRYRDPDDHLRVRLTCQPGTLGPAFEAIGHWTRGLRQRGLITHASVETYHPETARFGGPTAVDAAERYFAADSAAAMAQLNIAVGTEVPDPRAVTAASMVDIAVGVLGDSAAAMQWLIKHTRTDPAAPPRAVYRQAVDLVNTTTGSLGEHVTAAWSARRGALADYRRALTDAALQPDELLPDLLHLHHVRMHGPGLPEERTHLHLAKAAALSWTARARSTP; encoded by the coding sequence ATGTATCGCCACCTTGATGCGGCCCTGGTCCGGGCGTCTGCATGGCATCCCGAGCGCCAGATCGTCTGGCCTGATCTCACTGGCGCGTGCGCGGGCCCAGCGTCCTGGCGGGCGTGGCTCCAACACGTTTGGCACGACAGCGACTTCGCGGCAGCCGTCAGGGCTGCCAGCCCCGACCTCGCGAGCTGTGTGGATCAGGTCTACGCCGGCCAGCCGGTACCTGCCGCTGCCGTGCGGCGCACGGTGGTCGCGATGATGCGCTACCTGCTGCGTGCTCGCAGCCGGGCGACCCCGTTCGGCCTGTTCGCCGGCGTGGCGGCCGTACGAATAGGCACGGTGCCCGCGCTCCGTGTCGGCACCGGTCACCGCGCCGCCGCCAGAGCAGACGCGGCGCAGAGTACGGCCCTCATCGACCGCTTTGAGCAGCACCCGGCGTTGCGGCCCCACCTGATGCTGCTCGCCTCCAGCCTCCTCGTCGAACGCGACGGGTGCGGGGTGATCGAGCACCGCCCGAGCGGAACCCCCGGTCGACGCCCCGACCACATGCAGATCCGCATGACCGCGCCGGTCCGCGAGGCTCTGGACGGGGCACGGACACCGGTTCTGTGGAGTGACCTCGCCACGAAATTGACCACCAGCTTCCCGAGCGCGCCGCCGTCCGTGATCGACAGCCTCATCGCAGACCTGGTCAGGCAACGCGTCCTGCTCACCAGCCTCCGCCCGGCGATGACCGTCACCGACCCACTCACCGCCCTCCTCGACCACGCACCTCACCTCCCGCCCACTGACGCAGCAGAGATCCAGTCCGTTCCCAGGACCGCGCTCGACCTGCGGGTGGACTGGGACCTGACCGTACCTACGGCCGTCATACAGGAGGCGGCAGCGGCAGCGAAGGCGCTCATCCGCCTCGCGCCACAAGCGTCCCTGACTGGCTGGGCCCAGTGGCATCGCCGCTTTCTGGAGCGGTACGGTCCGCGGGCGGTCGTTCCCGTCCTGGACGCGATCGACTCGCTCGGCTACCCGTCCGGGTTCCTGGGCGCCACCACTACGCCGACGCCTTCCCCACTGCCCGACCGGGTCGGCCGCCTCGTCAAACTCGCGCACACCGCCGGTATGCAGCGCCACCTCGAAATCCAGCTCGACGATGCGGAGATCGAGGATCTGGCCACCGTCGATCCGGTCCATCCCGTCCAGCCGAGCACTGAACTGACCGTTCGCATCGACGCCGAGAGCGTTGCCGCCCTCCAGCAGGGGGATTTCACGCTGCACGTGGTCGGGGTGGCGCGCTCGGCCGGCGCGACCACCGGACGCTTCCTCCACCTGCTCGACGAAGAAGACCGCCGCCGCATGACCGAGGCGTACGGCGCTCTGCCCGCGGTGCACCGAGACGCGCTCCGCGCACAGATCAGCTCAACTCCCTTAACGACGCTCACGGAGAACGTCGCGCGCGCCCCACAGGCGACCGACTTGGTGATATCGCTCGGCGACTACCACGGCTCGGACACCCGTCTTGTCCCCGTCACGGACCTCGCGGTGACCGCAGACGCCGAACGGCTGCACCTCGTCTCGCTGTCCTGTGCCCGCCCGGTCCACACGCTGCTGCTCAACGCTGTGGACCTGGGCCACCACTCGCATCCGCTGTGCCGCTTCCTGACGGAGGCACCCGCCGCGCTGGCCGTCCCCTGCGCCGGGTTCAGGTGGGGGACCGCCGCCTCCCACCTGCCGTTCCTGCCCGCGCTGCGCTACGGCCGGACGATCCTGTCCCCGGCCCGTTGGCTCCTCACGCACGAGGTCCTGCCGCCCACGTCGGCGCCATGGCCGCAGTGGGACGAGGCACTGACGCGATGGCGGCGCGAAGTCCATCTGCCCGAGCGGGTGTACCTGAGCGAGGACGATCAGCACATGGCCCTGGACCTGGCGGAGCCCTCTCACCGGGCCCTGTTGCGCGTCCACCTGGACCGCGACGGCACCGTGACGCTGTGCCCGGCACCGCACCCGAAGGACCTGGGCTGGACCGGCGGCCGTGCCCACGAAGTCGTCATTCCCCTGAGCACCGAGCAGAACATCACCCCCGTCCGGGTGGCAGGCGGCGCCGTCCCCCGGGAGCACAGTCACCTGCCCGGATGCAGAAGCCGCATCTCCCTTCACCTCCACGGTCATCGCGACCGGCAGACCTCCATCCTGACCCGGCACCTCGCCGCCCTGCTGGACGAACTTGGCGCTCCCCAGTGGTGGTTCGTCCGCTACCGGGACCCCGACGACCACCTTCGTGTCCGCTTGACCTGCCAGCCCGGCACCCTTGGCCCTGCCTTCGAAGCGATCGGCCACTGGACCCGCGGCCTGCGGCAACGCGGTCTGATCACTCACGCCAGTGTGGAGACCTACCACCCGGAGACAGCCCGCTTCGGCGGCCCCACCGCAGTCGATGCGGCCGAACGGTACTTCGCCGCCGACTCCGCCGCCGCCATGGCGCAGCTCAACATCGCGGTAGGAACGGAGGTCCCCGACCCTCGTGCGGTGACCGCCGCCAGCATGGTGGACATCGCGGTGGGCGTGCTCGGCGACAGCGCTGCGGCGATGCAGTGGCTGATCAAGCACACCCGCACCGATCCGGCCGCTCCGCCCCGCGCCGTCTACCGCCAAGCCGTCGACCTGGTGAACACGACCACAGGCAGCTTGGGCGAGCACGTCACCGCAGCCTGGTCCGCGCGCCGCGGTGCGCTGGCCGACTACCGCCGCGCGCTCACGGACGCAGCCCTCCAGCCGGACGAACTGCTGCCGGACCTGCTGCACCTTCACCACGTACGGATGCACGGGCCGGGACTGCCCGAGGAACGCACCCACCTTCACCTGGCCAAGGCCGCCGCCCTCAGCTGGACAGCACGCGCAAGGAGTACACCGTGA
- a CDS encoding ABC transporter ATP-binding protein: MQVTATDASTSNEETPPPPPPATIAFEGVHGRNPLADASFGAMCRRLPSVLGRTARMAWAVDRTGVVLLLACQLLTGAAAAVVLAFTAQAMTHLLGTGAVSERLHAAMPALVVVATAAGIGRISSAVSSYADARITPLLMTEADITLVAAVCRVEASAYGEDGFADQQEAAEVGVTRTRTMLQDAQRFMSALIRMVAASGVITALHPLMLPLLLLAVLPAGVGAVLSARVDYETHYLNVGDRNVRSMMRWWATYSRYGDEVRANGMTGYLIYWYRALSDRVDQRTLTAAPRMLRIVLATSALGGLFLVGTWATLAWLATTGSVALPIAATAVVAVQTTLAALSQFVIHGAAMFHTSLYLADMRSFLDMASKRAPKRGDLKIPPRVEEICLDEVVYRYPGKDDPAVAGVSLTLRRGEILAIVGENGSGKSTLAKLITGILLSDKGRVLWDGINLAHADPDAVWKRTALVPQNFACWPLRTRENITLGQPHTYDDGPVWDVVDAVGMREAIEKLPQQLDTLLAKELWGGAELSGGQWQRLVCGRALYRQTPLLILDEPTSQMDARGEHGIFLEIRRIAAQRMTIVVTHQLENTRLADRILVMDKGRVIEQGTYEDLVNGGGLFAELAALAKDR, encoded by the coding sequence ATGCAGGTGACTGCGACTGACGCCTCGACTTCAAACGAGGAGACGCCACCCCCTCCGCCGCCGGCCACCATCGCCTTCGAAGGCGTGCACGGGAGGAACCCGCTGGCAGACGCCAGTTTCGGAGCCATGTGCCGGCGCCTTCCGTCCGTGCTCGGACGCACGGCACGGATGGCCTGGGCCGTCGACAGGACCGGCGTCGTGCTCCTCCTCGCCTGCCAGTTGCTCACCGGTGCCGCGGCGGCTGTCGTCCTCGCGTTCACCGCTCAGGCGATGACTCATCTCCTCGGCACCGGCGCCGTGTCCGAACGTCTGCACGCCGCCATGCCCGCCCTGGTCGTCGTCGCAACGGCCGCAGGCATCGGCCGCATCAGCAGCGCCGTGTCTTCCTACGCCGACGCCCGGATCACACCTCTGCTGATGACCGAGGCGGACATTACCCTCGTCGCCGCCGTATGCCGCGTGGAGGCATCCGCATACGGCGAGGACGGCTTCGCCGACCAGCAAGAAGCCGCCGAAGTAGGCGTCACCCGCACCCGGACGATGCTGCAAGACGCCCAGCGGTTCATGTCCGCCCTGATCCGTATGGTCGCCGCGAGCGGGGTCATCACCGCCCTGCACCCGCTCATGCTGCCCTTGCTCCTCCTGGCCGTTCTCCCGGCCGGCGTCGGAGCCGTGCTCTCCGCACGCGTCGACTACGAGACCCACTACCTCAACGTCGGCGACCGCAACGTGCGTTCGATGATGCGCTGGTGGGCCACCTACTCCCGCTACGGCGACGAGGTCCGCGCCAACGGCATGACCGGCTACCTCATCTACTGGTACCGCGCCCTGTCCGACCGAGTCGATCAGCGGACCTTGACCGCGGCCCCGCGGATGCTCCGCATCGTCCTGGCCACCAGTGCCCTGGGCGGGCTCTTCCTCGTGGGCACCTGGGCCACCCTCGCCTGGCTGGCCACCACCGGCAGCGTCGCGCTGCCCATCGCGGCCACCGCGGTCGTCGCCGTGCAGACCACACTGGCCGCGCTGTCCCAGTTCGTCATCCACGGCGCCGCGATGTTCCACACCTCGCTGTACCTGGCCGACATGCGGTCCTTCCTCGACATGGCCAGCAAGCGGGCGCCGAAGCGAGGGGACTTGAAGATCCCGCCACGCGTGGAAGAGATCTGCCTCGACGAAGTCGTCTACCGCTACCCCGGCAAGGACGACCCGGCCGTCGCAGGCGTCTCGCTCACGCTCCGCCGCGGTGAGATCCTGGCCATCGTCGGCGAGAACGGCTCCGGCAAGTCCACCCTGGCCAAGCTCATCACCGGCATCCTCCTCTCCGACAAGGGCCGCGTCCTGTGGGACGGGATCAACCTTGCCCATGCCGACCCCGACGCGGTATGGAAACGCACCGCGCTGGTTCCTCAGAACTTCGCCTGCTGGCCCCTGCGCACCCGCGAGAACATCACCCTCGGTCAACCACACACGTACGACGACGGACCGGTGTGGGACGTCGTCGACGCCGTCGGAATGCGAGAGGCGATCGAGAAGCTGCCCCAGCAGCTAGACACCCTTCTCGCCAAGGAACTGTGGGGCGGCGCCGAACTGTCCGGCGGACAGTGGCAGCGACTCGTGTGCGGGCGGGCGTTGTACCGTCAGACGCCACTGTTGATCTTGGATGAACCGACCTCGCAGATGGACGCCCGCGGCGAACACGGCATCTTCCTGGAAATCAGGCGAATCGCCGCCCAGCGTATGACGATTGTCGTCACCCACCAGCTCGAAAACACCAGGCTCGCTGACCGCATTCTTGTCATGGACAAGGGCCGAGTCATCGAACAGGGTACGTACGAAGACCTGGTCAACGGTGGAGGCTTGTTCGCGGAACTCGCCGCTCTGGCCAAGGACCGGTAG
- a CDS encoding endonuclease/exonuclease/phosphatase family protein, with protein sequence MTDLVTVAVWNIEADGGRNGEHRDLALDVLTEFEPDIFLQQEAKFSRDRGSERLHAAENRLGLRGFLSAPDPYADADIATAVYLRPTMFDVVEARPRAKPWWLHPCHVVARLGACPVPLNLLSLHMCCFDANQRLTEACWTAMHAGGVTFAAGDTNSYPHNPERLALPDWAAVTDRAHMVHRTFLDADGHRHSDTRPDAALTDAGYLDLARFAADHLGQPEALNATAGQRKFDQGGPQRIDRAYGTGGLASALHSVEVVDNDDTREASDHSLLILRFYRVRLERVLTPPLAAAHTAEALR encoded by the coding sequence GTGACCGACCTCGTGACCGTCGCCGTGTGGAACATCGAGGCCGACGGCGGCCGTAATGGCGAACACCGGGATCTCGCACTCGACGTCCTGACCGAGTTCGAGCCGGACATCTTCCTCCAGCAGGAGGCCAAGTTCAGCCGTGATCGGGGCAGTGAACGCCTGCACGCCGCGGAGAACCGGCTGGGCTTGCGCGGGTTCCTCTCCGCGCCCGATCCGTACGCGGACGCCGACATCGCGACCGCCGTCTACCTGCGGCCCACGATGTTCGACGTCGTGGAGGCACGCCCCCGCGCCAAGCCGTGGTGGCTGCACCCCTGCCACGTGGTCGCGCGGCTGGGCGCCTGTCCGGTTCCTCTCAACCTCCTCTCCCTCCATATGTGCTGCTTCGACGCCAACCAGCGTCTGACGGAAGCATGTTGGACGGCCATGCATGCCGGTGGGGTCACCTTCGCCGCCGGTGACACCAACAGCTACCCGCATAATCCCGAACGCCTCGCCCTGCCCGACTGGGCCGCGGTGACCGACCGTGCGCACATGGTCCACCGGACCTTCCTCGACGCCGACGGGCACCGCCACAGCGACACCCGCCCCGACGCTGCCCTGACCGACGCCGGCTACCTCGACCTCGCCCGGTTCGCAGCCGACCACCTCGGTCAACCTGAGGCACTCAACGCCACCGCCGGACAGCGTAAGTTCGACCAGGGCGGTCCCCAGCGCATCGACCGTGCCTATGGGACAGGCGGCCTCGCCTCCGCGCTGCACAGCGTCGAAGTCGTCGACAACGACGACACCCGGGAAGCCTCCGACCACTCGCTCCTGATCCTGCGCTTCTACCGGGTGCGGCTCGAACGCGTGCTGACACCGCCTCTGGCCGCTGCCCACACCGCGGAGGCACTCCGATGA
- a CDS encoding thiopeptide-type bacteriocin biosynthesis protein, with translation MTLSSWCQANIAFTDWDSAESLAVSRLAPILRAAEDEGVLARWFIIRKRPCWRVRYLPGAGGAERISQGFDALVGEGVTTAWTEIVYEPEENAFGGAKAMASAHRLFHHDSRTLLEHLQGEGGAHRRETSVMLCSLLMRSAGLDWYEQGDVWARVGAHRGLPPDVTSESRERRQAAVHRLISVNGDELMRADGPLAHLMDWARAYAVAGRDLAHLMELGLLHRGLRDVLAHHVLFAWNRIGLPYATQAVLADAAKTVVFGPDPTTEGSAANRVDNP, from the coding sequence ATGACCTTGTCCTCCTGGTGCCAGGCCAATATCGCGTTCACGGACTGGGACAGCGCCGAGTCCCTCGCGGTGTCCCGACTCGCACCCATTCTGCGGGCCGCCGAGGACGAAGGTGTCCTTGCCCGGTGGTTCATCATCCGCAAGAGGCCCTGCTGGCGTGTGCGCTACCTGCCCGGCGCCGGAGGAGCAGAGCGCATCAGCCAGGGCTTCGACGCGCTGGTGGGCGAGGGGGTCACCACGGCGTGGACAGAGATCGTCTACGAACCCGAGGAGAACGCCTTCGGCGGCGCCAAAGCCATGGCAAGCGCGCACCGTCTCTTCCACCACGACAGCCGTACCCTGCTCGAACACCTCCAGGGGGAGGGCGGCGCGCACCGGCGCGAGACATCCGTGATGCTGTGCAGTCTCCTGATGCGCTCCGCCGGGCTGGACTGGTACGAACAGGGCGACGTATGGGCCCGCGTCGGTGCCCACCGGGGGCTGCCCCCAGATGTCACATCAGAGAGTCGCGAGCGACGACAAGCTGCCGTGCATCGGTTGATCTCCGTGAACGGGGACGAACTGATGCGCGCCGACGGGCCGCTGGCACACCTGATGGACTGGGCCCGCGCCTATGCCGTTGCCGGGCGGGATCTGGCCCACCTCATGGAGTTGGGGCTGCTTCACCGCGGCCTGCGCGACGTCCTCGCGCACCACGTGCTGTTCGCCTGGAACCGCATAGGCCTCCCCTACGCCACTCAGGCCGTTCTCGCCGACGCCGCGAAAACCGTCGTCTTCGGCCCGGATCCCACCACAGAAGGGAGCGCCGCGAACCGTGTGGACAATCCCTGA
- a CDS encoding ATP-binding protein, with protein MIAKRGTTFATGVTTSSESFALSSSPEDQAVLCGFQVDFLPAEIRTAEMRQVARGQLSRWNLTMLTDDATLVVSELVTNAIKHGKGRSVGLKVRRFTDDLRIEVTDDSSTPARLRSAGPAATRTAAACFSWRPSRRSGA; from the coding sequence ATGATCGCGAAACGAGGCACCACGTTCGCGACGGGTGTGACGACGTCCAGCGAGTCCTTCGCCCTCAGTTCCTCACCCGAGGACCAGGCGGTTCTGTGCGGCTTCCAGGTCGACTTCCTCCCGGCTGAGATCCGCACTGCGGAGATGAGACAAGTCGCCAGGGGCCAGCTGAGCCGGTGGAACCTGACGATGCTGACCGACGACGCCACGCTCGTCGTCTCCGAGCTGGTGACCAACGCCATCAAACATGGCAAGGGAAGATCGGTCGGACTCAAGGTGCGACGCTTCACCGATGACCTTCGCATCGAGGTGACCGACGACAGCTCGACTCCAGCACGGCTGCGTTCTGCCGGCCCGGCCGCCACGAGAACGGCCGCGGCCTGTTTCTCGTGGCGGCCGTCGCGAAGGAGTGGGGCGTGA
- a CDS encoding FxLD family lanthipeptide, giving the protein MTVQLERPAIAAQPVAEVPEFADFDLDITIVEGGPSSDQLIRMTDDGCNSTCATACTSCPA; this is encoded by the coding sequence ATGACCGTTCAACTGGAACGACCGGCCATAGCCGCGCAACCGGTCGCCGAAGTGCCGGAGTTCGCTGACTTCGACCTGGACATCACCATCGTGGAGGGCGGTCCTTCCTCGGACCAGCTCATTCGGATGACGGACGACGGCTGCAACTCCACGTGCGCGACCGCGTGCACGAGCTGCCCCGCGTAG
- a CDS encoding lanthionine synthetase C family protein, producing the protein MITTAPTPTTLASVDYLANALAEPGTAWPGGRPDGGRSWPQSLAGGASGIALLHIERARTGHGDWATAHVWLKATVQGEVSAAANANLYFGAPTLAYVMHRASSASSRYLPVLDRLDAATLALTRTRLAAAHQRISRAEHPLMEEFDLIRGLSGLGAYHLSRHPHHEITADVVTYLVRLTEPLPSPAGLPPWWTDVAPSGVLHPDYPGGHGNVGLAHGIGSTLAVLSLALLGGPAVPGIADAIARICTWTDHWRQGDQRAPWWPGHLSVQQVTAHQVHSALRPRPSWCYGVGGTARAQQLAGLALGDPARVAMAETAILAALRDPLQLDALPETGLCHGMAGLLHAAWRMATETDNPEIAAELPSLTDRLITALDQSDPGPELLEGTAGAALALHTVGTGRAPAPHWDTFLALA; encoded by the coding sequence GTGATCACCACCGCTCCCACTCCCACAACGCTGGCGAGCGTCGACTATCTGGCCAACGCACTGGCCGAGCCGGGCACCGCATGGCCCGGCGGACGCCCCGACGGCGGCCGGTCCTGGCCACAGTCGCTCGCGGGAGGAGCCTCAGGCATCGCTCTTCTACACATCGAGCGCGCCCGGACCGGGCACGGTGACTGGGCCACCGCGCACGTCTGGCTGAAGGCGACGGTGCAGGGCGAGGTCAGCGCCGCGGCCAACGCGAACCTGTACTTCGGCGCTCCCACCCTCGCGTACGTGATGCACCGGGCGTCCAGCGCATCGAGCCGCTACCTGCCAGTCCTTGACCGCCTGGACGCCGCCACCCTCGCCCTCACCCGAACCCGGCTGGCCGCCGCCCACCAGCGCATCAGTCGTGCCGAGCACCCCCTCATGGAGGAGTTCGACTTGATCCGCGGTCTGTCCGGCCTGGGCGCCTACCACCTCAGCCGCCACCCGCACCACGAGATCACCGCGGACGTCGTCACCTACCTGGTCCGCCTGACCGAGCCCCTCCCCAGCCCGGCCGGGCTGCCGCCGTGGTGGACGGACGTCGCCCCCAGCGGCGTCCTTCACCCCGACTACCCCGGCGGGCACGGCAACGTCGGGCTCGCCCACGGCATCGGCTCCACCCTCGCCGTCCTGTCGCTTGCCCTGCTCGGCGGGCCGGCCGTGCCCGGCATCGCCGACGCGATCGCGAGGATCTGCACCTGGACGGACCACTGGCGCCAAGGCGACCAGAGGGCGCCCTGGTGGCCGGGGCACCTCTCGGTGCAGCAGGTGACCGCCCACCAGGTTCATTCCGCTCTTCGGCCCCGGCCGTCCTGGTGCTACGGCGTCGGCGGCACCGCCCGTGCCCAGCAGCTGGCCGGACTCGCCCTGGGCGACCCGGCACGCGTCGCGATGGCCGAGACCGCGATCCTCGCCGCCCTACGAGACCCACTCCAGTTGGATGCGCTCCCTGAGACCGGGTTGTGCCACGGCATGGCCGGACTCCTTCACGCGGCGTGGCGGATGGCCACCGAGACGGACAACCCCGAGATCGCCGCGGAGTTGCCGAGCCTTACCGACCGCCTGATCACCGCGCTCGACCAGAGTGACCCCGGCCCGGAACTCCTCGAAGGAACGGCCGGAGCAGCACTCGCCCTGCACACCGTGGGCACGGGCAGGGCGCCCGCGCCGCACTGGGACACCTTCCTCGCTCTGGCGTGA